A segment of the Deinococcus reticulitermitis genome:
CGCCACGACTCCCGCCCAGAGGGGACAGGAGCCGGTCAGGAAGAGAGGCGGCCTTGAGCGTCAGCGGGTAAACACGCTGATGTTCAGAAACAGGTAGGTGGCCGGGACCGCGAACATCAGACTGTCGAGCCGGTCGAGAAAGCCGCCGTGCCCCGGCAGGCTGGTGCCGCTGTCTTTGGTCCGGAGCGCGCGCTTGATCAGGCTCTCCGAGAGGTCGCCGAGCTGCGAGGCGCTGGCCACGAGCACCGCGTACAGAAACGCTTCGAGCGGTGTCCAGATGCCGGCGAACTGGCTGACCCCCAGCACGATCAGAAAGCTGAAGGCGAGTCCGCCTACCGCGCCCTCGATGGTCTTGCCAGGGCTGACCTCAGGCGCGAGCTTGCGCCGTCCGAAGAAGTACCCGGCAAAAAAGCCCCCGATGTCGGCGGCAAAGGTGGCGAGCAGCGGCAACGCGAAATAGATCAGGCCCAGTTCACTGTCGGGCGAGTAACGCAGCAGCAGGAAATAGCCGAGCAGCCAGGGGATGTAGAGCAGCCCGAAGAGTGAGTACACCACCCGCTCGAGCGGCCGCTCGCCCGGCCGGATCACTTCGAGCACGAGAAAAGACCCCACCGCGATCGTGAGCA
Coding sequences within it:
- a CDS encoding phosphatidate cytidylyltransferase; its protein translation is METLSTRVLTSVVGFMLLSAVVWIGWWAMLPALIFVTVMGVHEYVRMLDRNDIDVRRLSLVVFGVALIAASLPLVTELPPPWPGGSWREAVLTIAVGSFLVLEVIRPGERPLERVVYSLFGLLYIPWLLGYFLLLRYSPDSELGLIYFALPLLATFAADIGGFFAGYFFGRRKLAPEVSPGKTIEGAVGGLAFSFLIVLGVSQFAGIWTPLEAFLYAVLVASASQLGDLSESLIKRALRTKDSGTSLPGHGGFLDRLDSLMFAVPATYLFLNISVFTR